From one Streptomyces sp. NBC_01478 genomic stretch:
- a CDS encoding GOLPH3/VPS74 family protein: MSTPRDLMIVALDVAPDRPVETGDLSLALAGAEVIDLIAAGAVALDGDLIVPNPQVALPDALLDHAASALVRQTPYETVEDWLWRRGRGLSSAYLAALEAEGLVARQRGRWLPVRTGKTALVDSPARSRAADRWAEGEPVLGQLAAAAGIGEVSNEDSAKLTDESLDTVLAVVHDAVTELEAVRQRKSVEDAAYDNVWRGM, translated from the coding sequence ATGAGCACACCGCGTGACCTGATGATCGTCGCCCTGGACGTCGCACCGGACCGCCCCGTCGAGACGGGTGATCTTTCGCTCGCGCTCGCCGGAGCGGAGGTGATCGACCTGATCGCCGCCGGAGCCGTCGCGCTGGACGGCGACCTGATCGTGCCGAACCCCCAAGTCGCCCTGCCGGACGCCCTGTTGGACCATGCAGCGAGCGCGCTCGTCCGGCAGACGCCGTACGAGACGGTCGAGGACTGGCTGTGGCGGCGGGGGCGTGGCCTCTCCTCCGCCTATCTCGCCGCGCTGGAGGCGGAGGGACTGGTCGCCCGGCAGCGCGGACGCTGGCTCCCGGTCCGCACCGGGAAGACGGCCCTGGTCGACTCCCCGGCCCGCTCCCGCGCGGCGGACCGCTGGGCCGAGGGCGAGCCCGTCCTCGGCCAGCTCGCCGCGGCCGCCGGCATCGGCGAGGTGTCGAACGAGGACTCCGCGAAGCTCACCGACGAGTCGCTGGACACGGTCCTGGCCGTCGTCCACGACGCGGTGACGGAGCTGGAGGCGGTGCGGCAGCGGAAGAGCGTCGAGGACGCGGCGTACGACAATGTGTGGCGCGGGATGTGA
- a CDS encoding sensor histidine kinase gives MIGRLRRNWRRVRLGTRLALGVGVLSLIVFAVVGTALTMYMRDYLERQVSDQMKLVQVVQTKDAAAHGIVQSKPYYGWYTAVYDVSGTTAKLRKPSDVPDDTRALTALAKTMAHSKTEISRTVTIDGEGTYRLRACEVQPGVVLVSAAPLADVQGTVRQLVTVQVVAFALALLVLVVIGRHLLRRGLRPLSDMASTAHGIASHDLSESAARLPLRAERGDGGPEVEELRTAFNTMLEHIDDSLAVRAEAEQRLRRFVADASHELRTPLMSVRGYADLFQYAAANVPEERDKHLARLRAEAARMGILLDDLLLLARLDAADVETPIRLRDADLVDLVGQAADAFRAGHPDRPLTAELGEDPVRLRVDPVRIRQVLDNLLTNAAVHTPPGTPVSVTLAVAAGTASVRVADAGPGIPEDDRARVFDRFYRVDKARTRDRGGSGLGLAVARSLAKAHGGTVELTSEPGATVFTVTIPLGAASSR, from the coding sequence ATGATCGGACGGCTGCGGCGGAACTGGCGCCGGGTACGCCTGGGGACCCGGCTCGCGCTGGGCGTGGGCGTCCTGTCGCTGATCGTGTTCGCGGTCGTCGGCACGGCCCTCACGATGTATATGCGGGACTATCTGGAACGCCAGGTCAGCGATCAGATGAAGCTCGTCCAGGTCGTCCAGACCAAGGACGCGGCGGCGCACGGCATCGTCCAGAGCAAGCCGTACTACGGCTGGTACACGGCGGTCTACGACGTCTCGGGCACGACCGCGAAACTGCGCAAGCCCTCCGATGTCCCGGACGACACACGCGCGCTCACCGCTCTCGCGAAGACGATGGCGCACTCCAAGACGGAGATCTCCCGCACGGTGACGATCGACGGCGAGGGCACCTACCGGCTGCGGGCCTGCGAGGTCCAGCCCGGTGTGGTCCTGGTGAGCGCGGCGCCGCTGGCGGACGTGCAGGGCACGGTACGGCAGCTCGTCACGGTGCAGGTGGTGGCGTTCGCGCTGGCGCTGCTGGTGCTGGTGGTGATCGGCCGGCATCTGCTGCGGCGCGGGCTGCGGCCGCTCAGCGACATGGCGAGCACGGCCCACGGCATCGCCTCGCACGACCTCAGCGAGTCGGCGGCCCGGCTGCCGCTGCGGGCGGAGCGGGGCGACGGCGGGCCCGAGGTGGAGGAGCTGCGCACCGCGTTCAACACGATGCTGGAGCACATCGACGACTCCCTCGCGGTGCGCGCGGAGGCGGAGCAGCGGCTGCGCCGGTTCGTCGCGGACGCCTCGCACGAGCTGCGGACCCCGCTGATGTCGGTGCGCGGCTACGCGGACCTGTTCCAGTACGCGGCGGCGAACGTGCCCGAGGAGCGCGACAAGCATCTGGCCCGGCTGCGCGCCGAGGCCGCCCGCATGGGCATCCTCCTCGACGACCTGCTCCTGCTGGCCCGCCTCGACGCGGCGGACGTGGAGACCCCGATACGGCTGCGGGACGCGGACCTGGTGGACCTGGTGGGGCAGGCGGCGGACGCCTTCCGCGCGGGGCACCCGGACCGCCCGCTGACGGCCGAGCTCGGCGAGGATCCGGTACGGCTGCGCGTGGACCCGGTGCGGATCCGGCAGGTGCTGGACAACCTCCTCACCAACGCGGCCGTGCACACCCCGCCCGGGACGCCGGTGTCGGTGACGCTCGCGGTCGCGGCCGGCACGGCGTCGGTGCGGGTCGCGGACGCGGGCCCCGGCATCCCGGAGGACGACCGCGCCCGGGTCTTCGACCGCTTCTACCGCGTCGACAAGGCCCGCACCCGGGACCGGGGCGGCAGCGGGCTGGGCCTCGCGGTGGCACGGTCGCTGGCGAAGGCGCACGGCGGCACGGTGGAGCTGACGTCGGAGCCGGGGGCGACGGTGTTCACGGTGACGATTCCGCTGGGGGCGGCTTCGTCCCGGTGA
- a CDS encoding response regulator transcription factor has product MDKVRLLVVDDDPPIADLVATVARYEGWEAACAYSGEEALTVAAEFAPDIVVLDLMLPGLDGFGVLDRLRHSGTMVPVVFLTARDAVADRVAGLTRGGDDYLVKPFAVEELMARLRTVLRRSAGPGFPRSVLRVADLTMDEDTREVRRGDHLITLTPTEYEVLRYLLRKSPTVLTKAQILDHVWEYGFGGRSNVVELVVSRLRRKLDEGHDPLIHTVRGFGYVIRQAAE; this is encoded by the coding sequence GTGGACAAAGTTCGACTCCTCGTCGTGGACGACGACCCGCCGATCGCCGACCTTGTCGCGACGGTCGCCCGGTACGAGGGCTGGGAGGCCGCGTGCGCGTACTCCGGTGAGGAGGCGCTGACCGTGGCCGCCGAGTTCGCGCCGGACATCGTGGTGCTCGACCTGATGCTGCCCGGGCTCGACGGCTTCGGTGTGCTGGACCGGCTGCGGCACTCCGGGACGATGGTGCCCGTGGTGTTCCTCACGGCCCGGGACGCGGTCGCCGACCGGGTCGCGGGGCTGACCCGGGGCGGTGACGACTACCTGGTCAAGCCGTTCGCGGTGGAGGAGCTGATGGCCCGGCTGCGGACGGTGCTGCGGCGCAGCGCCGGGCCCGGTTTCCCGCGCTCGGTGCTGCGGGTCGCGGATCTGACGATGGACGAGGACACCCGGGAGGTGCGGCGCGGCGACCACCTGATCACGCTCACCCCGACCGAGTACGAGGTGCTGCGTTATCTGCTGCGCAAGTCGCCGACCGTGCTCACCAAGGCGCAGATCCTCGACCATGTGTGGGAGTACGGCTTCGGTGGCCGCTCCAATGTGGTGGAACTGGTGGTCAGCCGACTGCGCCGGAAACTCGACGAGGGGCACGATCCGCTGATCCACACCGTGCGCGGCTTCGGCTATGTGATCCGCCAGGCCGCCGAATGA
- a CDS encoding ferredoxin reductase family protein, whose amino-acid sequence MTTVQSPPAPPTAIRPRVVARTGLYAVLAANVAVVTVFFAQAGFASNALIVIGRLLGLYGALVMAFQLLLVARLPWLDRRIGMDRMTSWHRWTGFALLWTLLGHLVFIAFGYAEGTDTGPVGEVVDLAETTEGILRALVAFALILVIGATSARYARRRLAYETWHFIHLYTYVAVVLAFTHQVAVGTTFTASSAAKTYWYAVWGVALGSVALGRLVLPLWRNLRHQFRVSAVVPESDNVVSIYITGRDLDRLPAQAGQFFLWRFLTKDRWWQANPFSLSAAPDGTGLRLTAKTAGDGTAALRHLKVGTRVFAEGPYGAFTTLHRRKAESLLIAGGVGVTPIRALLEDLEGHAVVIYRVSAERDAVLYGELAELARAKGAELHLLTGPPVPDKLAPRELARLVPDIADRDVFLCGPPPMMNAVLRTLGDMGVPKQQIHFERFSLAG is encoded by the coding sequence GTGACGACCGTCCAATCACCCCCTGCGCCCCCCACGGCGATACGCCCCAGGGTGGTGGCCCGCACGGGCCTGTACGCCGTGCTGGCCGCGAACGTCGCCGTGGTGACCGTCTTCTTCGCCCAGGCCGGATTCGCCTCCAACGCGCTCATCGTCATCGGCCGCCTCCTCGGCCTCTACGGCGCGCTCGTCATGGCCTTCCAACTGCTGCTCGTGGCCCGCCTGCCCTGGCTCGACCGCCGCATCGGCATGGACCGGATGACCTCCTGGCACCGCTGGACCGGCTTCGCGCTGCTCTGGACGCTGCTCGGGCACCTCGTCTTCATCGCCTTCGGCTACGCGGAGGGCACCGACACCGGGCCCGTCGGCGAGGTCGTCGACCTGGCCGAGACCACCGAGGGCATCCTGCGCGCGCTCGTCGCCTTCGCCCTGATCCTCGTCATCGGCGCGACCTCCGCCCGCTACGCCCGGCGCCGCCTCGCCTACGAGACCTGGCACTTCATCCACCTCTACACCTACGTCGCGGTGGTCCTCGCCTTCACCCACCAGGTCGCGGTCGGTACGACCTTCACCGCGTCCTCCGCCGCGAAGACGTACTGGTACGCCGTCTGGGGCGTGGCCCTCGGCTCGGTCGCCCTGGGCCGACTGGTCCTGCCCCTGTGGCGGAACCTGCGCCACCAGTTCCGGGTCTCGGCGGTCGTCCCCGAGTCCGACAACGTCGTCTCGATCTACATCACCGGCCGCGACCTCGACCGTCTCCCTGCCCAGGCCGGCCAGTTCTTCCTCTGGCGCTTCCTGACCAAGGACCGCTGGTGGCAGGCCAACCCCTTCTCCCTGTCGGCCGCCCCCGACGGCACCGGCCTCCGCCTCACCGCCAAGACCGCCGGCGACGGCACGGCCGCCCTGCGCCACCTCAAGGTCGGCACCCGCGTCTTCGCCGAGGGCCCCTACGGCGCCTTCACCACCCTGCACCGCAGGAAGGCCGAGTCCCTCCTCATCGCCGGCGGCGTCGGCGTCACCCCGATCCGCGCGCTGCTGGAGGACCTGGAGGGCCACGCGGTCGTCATCTACCGCGTCTCCGCCGAACGTGACGCCGTCCTCTACGGCGAACTGGCCGAGCTGGCCCGGGCCAAGGGCGCCGAACTGCACCTGCTCACCGGCCCGCCCGTCCCCGACAAGCTCGCCCCGCGCGAACTGGCCCGCCTCGTACCGGACATCGCCGACCGCGACGTCTTCCTCTGCGGACCGCCCCCGATGATGAACGCGGTGCTGCGCACCCTCGGCGACATGGGCGTGCCCAAGCAGCAGATCCACTTCGAACGCTTCAGCCTGGCGGGATGA
- a CDS encoding FMN-binding protein, with the protein MKRVIPVLVLSVAGLIPVWRYEPSIGTTTSSTSTPSTAAVSTPTPTSTSTDASSPTPSTSSKKVVQGTAINTSKGTVQVQVTFEGDKISAVSMLQQPNHPQTTAAVPVLIEETLKAQSSKIDTVSGATITSDAYVQSLQAAIDAKGA; encoded by the coding sequence GTGAAGCGAGTCATACCTGTCCTGGTGCTGTCCGTCGCGGGTCTGATCCCCGTGTGGCGCTACGAGCCGTCCATCGGGACGACGACGAGTTCGACGAGTACGCCGAGTACGGCGGCGGTCTCGACGCCGACTCCCACCTCCACCTCCACGGACGCCTCTTCGCCGACCCCTTCCACGTCCTCGAAGAAGGTCGTCCAGGGCACCGCGATCAACACCTCCAAGGGCACTGTGCAGGTCCAAGTGACCTTCGAGGGCGACAAGATCAGTGCCGTGAGCATGCTCCAGCAGCCGAACCACCCGCAGACCACGGCGGCCGTTCCGGTGCTGATCGAGGAGACCCTCAAGGCACAGAGCTCGAAGATCGACACGGTGTCCGGCGCCACGATCACCAGCGACGCCTACGTCCAGTCCCTCCAGGCCGCGATCGACGCCAAGGGCGCCTGA
- a CDS encoding FAD:protein FMN transferase: protein MNRVEHVMGFPVSLRVDDEGIGDETADALFARLREVDARFSPFRADSEVCRYDRGELQLPDLSADLTEVLDLCEQYRAATGGAFDVRLPGRPLDPCAVVKGWSVQRAAELLTAAGARRFILNAGGDVVVAGGPWRVGVRHPEHADQLCTVLELTDGAVATSARYERGDHIVDGRTGRPATGLLSISVVASSLTEADATATAAFAMGPEGVDWAAARPGCEVFAVDAERRVRRTAGCPVALATA, encoded by the coding sequence ATGAACCGCGTTGAGCATGTGATGGGGTTCCCGGTGTCGTTGCGGGTCGACGACGAAGGCATAGGGGACGAGACCGCCGACGCGCTGTTCGCCCGGCTGCGCGAGGTCGACGCCCGCTTCAGCCCGTTCCGCGCGGACAGTGAGGTGTGCCGTTACGACCGGGGCGAGCTGCAACTCCCGGACCTCAGCGCGGACTTGACCGAGGTCCTCGACCTCTGCGAGCAGTACCGGGCGGCCACCGGCGGCGCCTTCGACGTCCGGCTGCCCGGCCGGCCCCTCGACCCCTGCGCGGTCGTCAAGGGCTGGTCGGTGCAGCGGGCGGCGGAACTGCTCACCGCCGCCGGGGCCCGGCGCTTCATCCTCAACGCCGGCGGCGACGTCGTCGTGGCCGGCGGTCCCTGGCGAGTGGGCGTACGGCACCCCGAGCACGCCGATCAGTTGTGCACGGTCCTGGAGCTGACCGACGGGGCGGTGGCGACCTCCGCGCGCTACGAGCGCGGGGACCACATCGTCGACGGCCGCACCGGCCGACCCGCGACCGGACTGCTCAGCATCTCCGTCGTCGCCTCCTCCCTCACCGAGGCGGACGCCACGGCGACCGCGGCTTTCGCGATGGGCCCGGAGGGCGTCGACTGGGCCGCCGCCCGGCCCGGCTGCGAGGTGTTCGCGGTCGACGCGGAGCGCCGGGTCCGGCGTACGGCGGGATGTCCGGTCGCGCTCGCGACGGCTTAG
- a CDS encoding ArnT family glycosyltransferase, whose translation MTTLAPPPSQEDARRSHRAAPPADGGVAARARRLFTGPEDDPRWARPALWAILLLATALYAWNLTSITGNTFYDAAVYSGTKSWKAFFFGALDSGSFITVDKPPFALWVMGLSARVFGYGTWQLMLPMVAAGTGSVALLYRSVKRDFGAVAGTISAVVLTLTPITVAITRDTNPDPILVLLMMLGAVALLKAVRNGKLMPLVWSAVAIGFAFNTKMMQAYVVLPAFFLVYLWATNVSLGKRIRNLAVATVALIVSSAWWMVIVDLIPASSRPYIGGSTDNTVWDLVIGYNGFGRIFGASSSVGSQGNGASFGGSSGLYRMFNEIMGGQISWLIPFAAIALVAGLVLRGRAPRTDAKRAALMLWGGWFVFHFLTFSLAEGTFHPYYVTAMAPGVAALAGAGGVLLYRAFREGSAAKWAWVLPAAIAASSVWAVVLLQRVSGSGTVYTVAEIVVAVAGIASVLGLLVGRFTRRHRLMGFAALAAVVALLAGPAAYSVSAATSSTNGTNPTAGPSTGGGMGGGGGGMGGAPSGTNSGTKPSGSAPSGTRPSGSGSAPSSSSNTSEASESGSESGSESGTQQAGGGMGGGTQVSSEMIAYLKKHQDGATWLLAVSTDQTASSIILESGQPVISMGGWSGSDNAMTLAKLKSLVKSGKLHYIIVSSDGGQGTNSAIATWVKAHGTAVKSSAYSSSSSTSTSTSTSSGLYRLDASDVS comes from the coding sequence ATGACGACCCTCGCCCCGCCCCCCAGCCAGGAAGACGCCCGGCGCTCGCACCGGGCCGCCCCGCCCGCCGACGGCGGCGTCGCCGCCCGCGCCAGAAGGCTCTTCACGGGCCCGGAGGACGACCCGCGCTGGGCCCGCCCGGCCCTCTGGGCGATCCTCCTGCTGGCCACGGCGCTCTACGCCTGGAACCTGACCTCGATCACCGGCAACACCTTCTACGACGCGGCCGTCTACAGCGGCACCAAGAGCTGGAAGGCGTTCTTCTTCGGCGCGCTCGACTCGGGCAGCTTCATCACGGTCGACAAACCACCGTTCGCCCTCTGGGTGATGGGCCTGTCCGCCCGCGTATTCGGTTACGGCACCTGGCAGTTGATGCTCCCGATGGTCGCGGCCGGCACCGGCTCGGTGGCCCTGCTGTACCGGAGCGTCAAGCGGGACTTCGGCGCGGTCGCGGGCACCATCTCGGCGGTGGTCCTCACCCTCACCCCGATCACGGTGGCCATCACCCGTGACACCAACCCGGACCCGATCCTCGTCCTGCTGATGATGCTCGGCGCGGTCGCCCTCCTGAAGGCCGTCCGCAACGGGAAGTTGATGCCGCTGGTGTGGTCGGCGGTCGCGATCGGCTTCGCGTTCAACACCAAGATGATGCAGGCGTACGTCGTCCTGCCCGCGTTCTTCCTCGTCTACCTCTGGGCGACGAACGTCTCCCTCGGCAAGCGCATCCGCAACCTCGCCGTCGCCACCGTGGCGCTGATCGTCTCCAGCGCCTGGTGGATGGTGATCGTCGACCTGATCCCCGCGTCCTCCCGCCCCTACATCGGCGGCTCGACCGACAACACGGTCTGGGACCTGGTCATCGGCTACAACGGCTTCGGCCGGATCTTCGGCGCCAGCTCCTCGGTCGGCTCGCAGGGCAACGGGGCTTCGTTCGGCGGCAGTTCGGGCCTGTACCGGATGTTCAACGAGATCATGGGCGGCCAGATCTCCTGGCTGATCCCCTTCGCGGCGATCGCGCTCGTCGCCGGTCTGGTGCTGCGCGGCCGCGCTCCCCGCACCGACGCCAAGCGCGCGGCGCTCATGCTCTGGGGCGGCTGGTTCGTCTTCCACTTCCTGACCTTCTCGCTGGCCGAGGGCACCTTCCACCCGTACTACGTCACCGCCATGGCGCCCGGTGTCGCGGCCCTGGCCGGTGCGGGCGGAGTGCTGCTGTACCGCGCCTTCCGTGAGGGCTCGGCGGCCAAGTGGGCCTGGGTGCTGCCGGCGGCGATCGCGGCCAGCTCCGTCTGGGCGGTCGTCCTGCTCCAGCGCGTCTCCGGCTCCGGCACGGTCTACACGGTCGCGGAGATCGTGGTCGCCGTGGCGGGCATCGCCTCCGTACTCGGTCTGCTGGTCGGCCGGTTCACCCGGCGCCATCGCCTGATGGGCTTCGCGGCGCTGGCCGCCGTAGTCGCCCTCCTCGCCGGTCCCGCGGCCTACTCGGTCTCGGCGGCGACCTCCTCGACGAACGGCACCAACCCGACGGCCGGGCCCAGCACGGGTGGCGGCATGGGCGGCGGCGGTGGCGGTATGGGCGGCGCGCCGAGCGGCACCAACTCCGGTACGAAGCCCAGCGGTTCGGCCCCGTCCGGCACCCGGCCCTCGGGCAGCGGTTCGGCGCCTTCGTCCTCCTCGAACACCTCGGAGGCCTCGGAGTCCGGTTCCGAGTCCGGTTCCGAGTCCGGTACGCAGCAGGCCGGCGGTGGTATGGGCGGCGGCACGCAGGTCTCGTCCGAGATGATCGCGTACCTCAAGAAGCACCAGGACGGGGCGACTTGGCTGCTGGCGGTGTCCACCGACCAGACGGCGTCCTCGATCATCCTGGAGTCGGGTCAGCCCGTGATCTCCATGGGCGGCTGGTCAGGCAGCGACAACGCGATGACCCTCGCCAAGCTCAAGTCCCTCGTGAAGTCCGGCAAGTTGCACTACATCATCGTCAGCAGCGACGGCGGCCAGGGCACCAACTCCGCGATCGCGACCTGGGTCAAGGCCCACGGCACGGCGGTCAAGTCCTCGGCGTACAGCTCGAGTTCCTCGACCTCGACCTCGACCTCGACCAGCAGCGGGCTCTACCGCCTGGACGCGTCCGACGTCAGCTAA
- a CDS encoding dolichyl-phosphate beta-glucosyltransferase, giving the protein MNEQNAGGVRQRSVEIVVPVYNEAHVLAGSIGRLHAYLETSFPFPFTITVADNASTDGTWQAALDLTQRLPHVHAVHLDAKGRGRALKHVWSESEADVVAYMDVDLSTGLEGFLPLVAPLLSGHSDVAIGSRLHRQSAVQRGAKREFISRSYNLLLKAGLAARFSDAQCGFKAVRTEVFRALAPHIEDTAWFFDTELLVLAQRNKLRIHEVPVDWIDDPDSRVDIVRTALDDLKGMRRMFRQTVTGRARIAAVPRRTRTTTPVLPVGAPASSAEHLEYAS; this is encoded by the coding sequence ATGAACGAACAGAACGCGGGAGGCGTCCGGCAGCGCTCGGTCGAGATCGTGGTGCCGGTGTACAACGAGGCGCACGTCCTCGCCGGCAGCATCGGCCGTCTCCACGCATACCTCGAAACGTCCTTCCCGTTCCCGTTCACGATCACCGTGGCGGACAACGCGAGCACCGACGGCACCTGGCAGGCGGCGCTCGACCTGACCCAGCGGCTGCCGCACGTGCACGCCGTGCACCTCGACGCCAAGGGCCGGGGCCGCGCGCTCAAGCACGTGTGGAGCGAGTCCGAGGCGGACGTGGTCGCGTACATGGACGTCGACCTGTCCACCGGCCTCGAAGGTTTTCTCCCCCTGGTCGCCCCGCTCCTGTCCGGCCACAGCGACGTGGCCATCGGCAGCCGCCTGCACCGGCAGTCGGCCGTACAGCGCGGCGCCAAACGGGAGTTCATCTCCCGCTCCTACAACCTCCTCCTCAAGGCCGGCCTCGCGGCCCGCTTCTCGGACGCGCAGTGCGGCTTCAAGGCCGTCCGCACCGAGGTGTTCCGGGCGCTCGCCCCGCACATCGAGGACACCGCCTGGTTCTTCGACACCGAACTCCTCGTCCTCGCCCAGCGCAACAAGCTCCGTATCCACGAGGTCCCGGTCGACTGGATCGACGACCCCGACAGCCGTGTCGACATCGTCCGGACCGCCCTCGACGACCTCAAGGGCATGCGCCGGATGTTCCGGCAGACCGTCACCGGCCGCGCCCGCATCGCCGCCGTACCCCGTCGCACCCGCACCACCACCCCTGTCCTGCCCGTCGGGGCGCCCGCCTCTTCCGCGGAACACCTGGAGTACGCGTCATGA